The proteins below are encoded in one region of Bacillus horti:
- the hisH gene encoding imidazole glycerol phosphate synthase subunit HisH encodes MIAIIDYGMGNLHSVSKALERLGFDYFISGVPAELAKADALLLPGVGSFKDAMESLHQSGLTTFIQGWAVSEKPLLGICLGMQLLFEESEENGQSLGLALLPGKVQRFSGETEAGYSYKVPHMGWNNLNIKDTDHALFQALEGAEGYVYFVHSYVVHADNEEDVLATSSYYGEVPAVVGRGSVLGMQFHPEKSSAVGMRLLQNFGEMVQKAGVGR; translated from the coding sequence ATGATCGCCATAATTGATTACGGGATGGGGAATTTGCACAGTGTTAGCAAAGCGCTGGAGCGTTTGGGCTTTGATTACTTTATTTCAGGAGTTCCAGCTGAGTTGGCTAAGGCGGATGCTCTCCTTTTACCTGGAGTAGGCTCCTTTAAGGATGCGATGGAAAGCTTACACCAGAGTGGCTTGACTACATTTATTCAAGGATGGGCTGTGTCAGAAAAGCCTTTGTTAGGTATTTGTCTTGGTATGCAGTTGCTTTTTGAAGAAAGTGAAGAGAATGGGCAATCCCTTGGATTAGCTCTACTTCCGGGTAAGGTGCAGCGATTTTCAGGTGAAACAGAGGCTGGTTATAGCTACAAGGTTCCTCATATGGGCTGGAACAATCTGAATATCAAGGATACAGATCATGCCCTTTTTCAAGCATTGGAAGGAGCAGAAGGGTACGTTTATTTTGTGCATTCCTATGTTGTGCATGCCGACAATGAAGAGGATGTGTTGGCGACAAGCTCTTATTATGGCGAGGTTCCTGCAGTTGTAGGAAGAGGCTCTGTGTTAGGCATGCAATTTCACCCTGAAAAAAGCAGTGCCGTTGGGATGAGACTGCTACAAAACTTTGGAGAAATGGTCCAGAAGGCAGGTGTAGGAAGATGA
- the hisA gene encoding 1-(5-phosphoribosyl)-5-[(5-phosphoribosylamino)methylideneamino]imidazole-4-carboxamide isomerase, translating into MSRFKIYPAIDIRDGKCVRLVQGDYAQETIYADSPVAMASTFVEAGADWIHVVDLDGAKAKERVNHQHVLQIAQELGVQVQVGGGIRTAEDVAFYLEHGVQRVILGSVAVNNPAFTKQMLSTYGGERIVIGLDARDGYVATEGWLETSTVLAEELGQELAAHGAELFIFTDISRDGMLSGPNTEGITRLAQATGKQVIASGGVSTLQDLQGLVAEQKHGVAGAIVGKALYTNQFTLEEALQVVK; encoded by the coding sequence ATGAGTCGTTTTAAAATATATCCTGCCATCGATATACGTGACGGGAAATGTGTACGACTGGTACAAGGAGATTATGCTCAGGAAACCATATATGCTGATTCTCCTGTAGCCATGGCTAGTACCTTTGTTGAAGCAGGAGCGGATTGGATCCATGTTGTGGATTTAGACGGAGCAAAGGCAAAGGAAAGAGTTAATCATCAGCATGTGCTACAAATTGCTCAGGAGCTTGGTGTTCAGGTGCAGGTTGGAGGGGGCATACGAACGGCTGAGGATGTGGCCTTTTATTTAGAGCATGGAGTACAGAGAGTGATTCTTGGGAGTGTGGCTGTAAACAATCCTGCTTTTACGAAGCAAATGCTCTCTACATATGGAGGTGAGAGGATCGTTATTGGACTTGATGCTAGGGACGGATATGTGGCTACGGAGGGTTGGCTGGAAACATCTACGGTACTTGCCGAGGAGCTAGGTCAAGAGCTTGCTGCACATGGAGCAGAGCTTTTCATTTTTACCGATATTTCACGAGACGGTATGCTTAGTGGACCAAATACGGAAGGAATAACTAGGCTGGCACAAGCGACAGGAAAACAGGTTATCGCCTCAGGTGGTGTGAGCACCCTACAGGATTTGCAGGGACTTGTTGCGGAGCAAAAACACGGCGTAGCTGGAGCAATTGTAGGAAAGGCACTGTATACGAATCAATTTACGCTTGAAGAAGCGCTGCAGGTGGTGAAATAG
- the hisF gene encoding imidazole glycerol phosphate synthase subunit HisF: MLTKRIIPCLDVKEGRVVKGVQFLELQDAGDPVELAGYYDQEGADELVFLDISASHEGRETMIDVVREVAGTLAIPFTVGGGINTVEDMKRVLRAGADKVSVNTAAVLRPELIAEGAGYFGSQCIVLAVDAKFDSTLDSWRIYTHGGRKATEWEVTDWVKEAVRLGAGEILLTSMDQDGAKTGYDLALTQRVSGAVSVPVIASGGAGAKEDFTAVFQQAGADAALAASIFHYKETSIGEVKAYLQESGVEVR; this comes from the coding sequence ATGCTGACCAAACGAATTATTCCCTGCTTGGATGTGAAGGAAGGGCGTGTTGTGAAGGGAGTTCAGTTTTTAGAGCTACAGGATGCTGGAGATCCGGTGGAGCTAGCCGGCTATTACGATCAGGAGGGAGCGGATGAACTAGTATTTCTTGATATATCTGCTTCGCATGAAGGGCGAGAAACGATGATTGATGTGGTCCGTGAAGTAGCAGGGACATTAGCTATTCCCTTTACCGTTGGTGGAGGCATTAATACTGTTGAGGACATGAAACGTGTCCTTCGAGCAGGAGCAGATAAGGTCTCCGTAAATACAGCAGCTGTCCTAAGACCTGAATTGATTGCTGAAGGGGCAGGTTACTTTGGCTCCCAATGTATCGTGCTAGCGGTAGATGCCAAATTTGATTCTACTCTAGACTCGTGGAGAATTTATACACATGGTGGAAGAAAGGCAACAGAATGGGAAGTGACTGATTGGGTAAAAGAAGCTGTTCGTTTAGGTGCTGGAGAAATCCTGCTAACAAGCATGGATCAGGATGGGGCTAAAACGGGATATGATCTTGCTCTCACTCAAAGGGTTTCAGGAGCGGTTTCTGTTCCTGTAATCGCCTCAGGTGGTGCTGGAGCGAAGGAGGATTTTACGGCTGTTTTTCAGCAGGCTGGAGCGGATGCTGCGTTAGCAGCTTCTATTTTTCACTATAAGGAAACGTCTATAGGTGAAGTGAAGGCGTATCTTCAGGAGAGTGGGGTGGAGGTCAGATGA
- the hisIE gene encoding bifunctional phosphoribosyl-AMP cyclohydrolase/phosphoribosyl-ATP diphosphatase HisIE encodes MSNQDGKSVGQEKEQADHYIEGIKFDQQGLVPAIVQDVTSKEVLTLAYMNKESLQRSIETKQTWFYSRSRQELWHKGATSGHTQEIVDIRFDCDADALVVLVKPAGPACHTGSYSCFSESLLYRKRDKEDTEDEKDGDELKADSNAYTMSQSGERFAILNLLEKTIAERETERPEGAYTTYLFEKGVDKILKKVGEEAAEIIIAAKNRDPEELKWEVADFLYHLLVLLREQKLPLDDVLKVLEERFN; translated from the coding sequence ATGAGTAATCAGGATGGAAAAAGTGTAGGGCAGGAGAAGGAACAAGCTGATCACTATATAGAAGGAATCAAATTTGATCAGCAAGGGCTTGTACCTGCCATCGTTCAGGATGTGACGAGTAAGGAGGTTCTAACTCTTGCTTATATGAATAAAGAATCCTTACAACGATCCATTGAAACGAAGCAAACCTGGTTTTATAGTCGTTCAAGACAGGAGCTTTGGCATAAAGGAGCTACGTCGGGACATACTCAGGAAATTGTAGATATTCGTTTTGACTGTGATGCTGACGCCCTCGTTGTTCTTGTTAAGCCAGCTGGTCCTGCCTGTCATACAGGGAGCTATAGCTGTTTTTCTGAATCTCTGCTATATAGGAAAAGGGACAAGGAGGATACTGAAGACGAGAAGGATGGAGATGAGCTGAAGGCTGATTCAAATGCGTATACAATGAGTCAATCGGGAGAACGCTTTGCCATACTTAATCTACTGGAAAAGACGATAGCTGAACGTGAGACTGAACGCCCCGAGGGTGCTTATACAACCTATCTATTTGAAAAAGGCGTGGATAAAATCCTAAAGAAAGTCGGGGAAGAAGCAGCTGAAATTATTATAGCGGCTAAAAATCGTGATCCTGAGGAATTAAAATGGGAGGTTGCTGATTTTCTCTACCATCTTCTCGTACTCCTAAGAGAACAAAAGCTTCCACTGGATGATGTGCTTAAGGTTTTGGAGGAACGCTTTAATTAA
- a CDS encoding copper amine oxidase N-terminal domain-containing protein yields the protein MKKYIWLMLLFLLFATASVVSAENTERTLHVNVDGQFIETDTSPVIKEGRMLVPLRTLSSLGLTYQWDNTAKRATIQNAGGDIIRVTASQRTAYKNNAAVTLDVPAQIMNGRIMVPVRFVSEQLGLSVQFENTRGLVFVSSPNYTGPKEALNGNDLVQARLAAISLPLQSSFNTLNPHKGNEFSYRFVKGEAHRYLFMDSLVYTMVEIREDKAHILFQYVDGAPNRIARSVGDITEDNRLDKIGPFIGDQSVSFFKQSNKYGTDNLH from the coding sequence ATGAAAAAGTACATTTGGCTTATGTTGCTTTTCTTATTATTTGCAACAGCTTCAGTCGTTTCAGCGGAAAATACTGAACGAACCCTTCATGTAAATGTCGATGGTCAGTTTATTGAAACGGACACTAGTCCTGTCATCAAAGAAGGGAGAATGCTCGTTCCGTTACGGACATTGTCCTCCTTGGGGTTAACATATCAATGGGATAATACTGCAAAAAGAGCAACAATTCAAAATGCAGGCGGTGACATCATACGCGTTACGGCTAGCCAGAGAACGGCTTATAAAAATAATGCGGCGGTAACCCTGGATGTTCCTGCTCAAATTATGAACGGCCGGATTATGGTTCCGGTACGATTTGTCTCGGAGCAGCTTGGTCTTTCGGTACAGTTTGAAAACACTCGTGGCTTGGTATTTGTTAGCTCTCCTAACTACACAGGCCCGAAGGAGGCATTAAACGGGAATGATTTGGTGCAAGCTCGATTAGCTGCTATTTCCCTTCCTTTGCAGTCTAGCTTTAATACATTGAATCCGCATAAAGGGAACGAATTCTCATACCGTTTCGTAAAAGGCGAAGCTCATCGTTATCTGTTTATGGATTCATTAGTTTATACCATGGTCGAAATTCGGGAGGATAAAGCTCACATTCTGTTTCAATACGTAGATGGTGCTCCCAATCGAATTGCTCGTTCGGTTGGGGATATTACGGAGGATAATCGTTTGGATAAGATCGGCCCATTTATCGGCGATCAATCAGTTAGTTTCTTTAAGCAATCCAACAAATACGGTACGGACAACTTACACTAA
- the clpP gene encoding ATP-dependent Clp endopeptidase proteolytic subunit ClpP → MNLIPTVIEQTNRGERAYDIYSRLLKDRIIFLGTAIDDQVANSVVAQLLFLASDDPDKDISLYINSPGGSISAGMAIYDTIQHIKPQVSTICIGLAASMGAFLLAAGEKGKRFALPNAEVMIHQPLGGTQGQATDIEIHAKRILKMREHLNHILAERTGQPLERIEKDTDRDNFMSATEAKEYGLVDDVIVGQPKKD, encoded by the coding sequence ATGAATCTAATCCCAACTGTAATTGAGCAAACAAACCGTGGCGAAAGAGCATATGATATTTATTCTCGCCTGTTAAAGGACAGAATTATCTTCTTAGGAACAGCCATTGATGATCAGGTGGCTAATTCCGTTGTCGCTCAGCTTTTGTTCCTAGCATCCGATGATCCTGACAAGGACATTAGCCTATACATTAACAGTCCTGGTGGCTCTATCTCTGCTGGAATGGCGATCTACGATACGATTCAGCATATTAAACCTCAGGTTTCAACAATTTGTATCGGATTAGCTGCTTCTATGGGTGCCTTTCTATTAGCTGCTGGTGAAAAAGGTAAACGCTTTGCTTTGCCAAACGCTGAGGTGATGATTCACCAACCATTAGGTGGTACTCAAGGGCAAGCAACAGATATCGAGATCCACGCTAAGAGAATTCTTAAAATGAGAGAGCACCTCAATCATATTTTAGCTGAACGTACTGGCCAGCCACTTGAAAGAATTGAAAAAGACACCGATCGCGACAACTTTATGTCTGCTACTGAAGCGAAGGAATACGGCTTGGTAGACGATGTGATCGTTGGACAGCCTAAGAAAGACTAA
- a CDS encoding phospho-sugar mutase → MSKKMETYSYEQRYQQWASFEGLTKEMKMELESIQNDSKELEERFYTDLAFGTGGLRGILGAGTNRMNTYTVRKASLGLGHYLKKTYVDQDIHVVIAYDCRHQSVEFAEQAALTLNGLGIHAHVFPELRPTPQLSYTVRQLSAQAGIVITASHNPPEYNGYKVYGADGAQMNLETADQVIQLINKIENELTIDVMDKETAIQKGLLHTINDQLDQAYIDYVASLTLQPDVIKQAADDFHIVFTPLHGTALGPTTKVLKQVGFKHVHVVEEQANPDPNFSTVKSPNPEEHEAFEIALQYADQTGANLIMGTDPDADRMGVVVPDHTGTYQVLSGNQTGALILHYLLEQKQKDGSLTAEHMICKTIVTSELGRVLGQAFGVETLDTLTGFKFIGEKIREFEQTGDQQFLFGYEESYGYLIGAEARDKDAIQAVLLVAEMGAYYHRQGMTLLDALHQIYTKYGFFKEKLVSVTMQGLEGVAKIKETMQRLREQPPQNVSAVPVKWIEDYSTGTRFTPSGREVEKLQLPASNVVKYFLEDGSWICVRPSGTEPKLKLYIGVEGGTEEEAQQKVEIYSKDFQQNWL, encoded by the coding sequence ATGAGTAAAAAAATGGAAACCTACAGCTATGAGCAGCGTTATCAGCAATGGGCATCATTTGAAGGCCTCACCAAAGAGATGAAGATGGAGCTAGAAAGCATTCAAAATGATTCAAAGGAGCTCGAGGAACGCTTTTATACAGACCTGGCTTTTGGGACAGGAGGATTAAGAGGTATCCTTGGAGCCGGAACAAATAGAATGAACACGTATACGGTTAGAAAAGCAAGTCTTGGCTTAGGTCACTACTTAAAGAAAACCTATGTAGATCAAGACATTCATGTAGTTATCGCCTATGATTGCCGACATCAATCTGTTGAGTTTGCCGAGCAGGCTGCTTTGACCTTAAATGGACTAGGGATTCATGCTCATGTTTTCCCTGAGCTAAGACCAACACCACAGCTTTCGTACACGGTTCGTCAGCTAAGCGCTCAAGCAGGAATTGTCATTACGGCTAGCCACAATCCACCTGAGTATAATGGCTATAAGGTTTATGGGGCAGATGGAGCGCAGATGAATTTAGAAACGGCTGACCAAGTCATTCAGCTAATAAATAAAATTGAAAATGAACTAACAATAGATGTGATGGACAAGGAAACGGCTATACAGAAAGGACTTTTACATACAATTAATGATCAATTAGATCAGGCGTATATAGACTATGTTGCTTCTCTTACCTTGCAACCAGATGTCATTAAACAAGCGGCGGACGATTTTCACATTGTGTTTACGCCACTACATGGAACGGCGCTTGGTCCCACAACGAAGGTTCTTAAGCAAGTGGGCTTTAAGCATGTCCATGTTGTAGAGGAGCAGGCCAATCCAGATCCGAATTTCAGCACGGTTAAATCGCCTAATCCGGAGGAGCATGAAGCGTTTGAAATAGCCCTTCAATACGCTGACCAAACAGGAGCAAATCTGATAATGGGAACAGATCCTGACGCAGATCGAATGGGAGTCGTTGTTCCTGATCATACAGGGACTTATCAGGTACTAAGTGGTAATCAAACGGGAGCCCTAATCCTACATTATCTATTAGAACAAAAGCAAAAGGATGGCTCATTAACAGCGGAGCATATGATATGTAAGACGATTGTAACGTCAGAGCTAGGTCGTGTTTTAGGACAAGCGTTTGGTGTCGAAACGTTAGATACACTTACAGGCTTTAAGTTTATAGGTGAGAAGATCAGGGAATTTGAGCAGACTGGTGATCAACAGTTTCTGTTCGGCTACGAGGAGAGCTATGGGTACTTAATTGGTGCGGAAGCAAGAGATAAGGATGCCATTCAAGCCGTTCTATTAGTAGCAGAAATGGGAGCTTATTATCATAGGCAGGGAATGACCTTATTAGATGCTCTGCATCAAATTTACACGAAGTATGGATTTTTTAAGGAAAAGCTCGTTTCTGTGACTATGCAGGGACTAGAAGGAGTAGCTAAGATCAAAGAGACGATGCAACGCTTGAGAGAACAGCCACCGCAAAACGTTAGTGCCGTACCAGTAAAATGGATTGAAGATTATTCAACGGGTACTCGCTTCACACCGTCAGGGAGGGAAGTGGAAAAGCTACAGCTACCAGCATCAAACGTAGTGAAATATTTTCTAGAGGACGGATCTTGGATCTGTGTTCGGCCATCAGGAACGGAGCCAAAGCTTAAGCTGTATATTGGAGTTGAAGGTGGCACAGAAGAAGAAGCTCAGCAGAAGGTAGAGATATACTCGAAGGATTTTCAGCAGAATTGGCTTTAG
- a CDS encoding bactofilin family protein, with protein MFSKNTQPDRINTVIGHGTKMEGKLESTSSIRIDGEFKGDVVTEGTVLVGKDGVILGNITAGSLTIEGLVEGNIQVSDAIQLVKGCQVKGDITAQTIEIEKGAIFNGHSHMNISNAKDKKKQEKLKANA; from the coding sequence TTGTTTTCTAAAAATACTCAGCCTGACCGAATCAATACGGTCATAGGACATGGCACTAAAATGGAAGGAAAACTGGAGTCTACAAGCTCTATTCGCATAGATGGTGAGTTTAAAGGGGATGTCGTTACAGAAGGAACGGTTTTAGTAGGTAAAGATGGTGTGATTTTAGGCAATATTACGGCTGGTAGCTTAACCATAGAAGGGCTTGTCGAAGGAAATATTCAAGTATCCGATGCCATCCAGCTAGTGAAGGGCTGTCAGGTGAAGGGAGATATTACAGCTCAAACGATTGAGATTGAAAAAGGGGCTATATTCAACGGGCATAGCCATATGAACATCTCTAACGCGAAGGATAAGAAAAAGCAAGAAAAGCTCAAAGCAAACGCCTAA
- a CDS encoding M23 family metallopeptidase, whose protein sequence is MSKNNKWWTVQIIPHGKGDIQSYKVKKWPILILISLVLILTITGIGLSLFLWDTTKKLDARMDQQYVEMDGYIDENHELKLRLSHVNVELDDLQNNLLDLQRYIEEVQQLEQQIKELDDSTSLLQNEGIQRSDEGLFAVSSFDPSPRVLGISTFTSLELDGHFEEPHSHHFEEHNSTEETAALRRMASSDSSRSKADQRELTSVYSSQTFAVTEIIREQIIALKDEAKHQQSQLTDLKSYIEEEQYKALFIPSIPPSNGRVSSSFGFRKDPFHGRTRMHSGIDFAGNSRSPIYATAHGTVTFAGRNGNYGNQIVVNHGNGYTTSYSHLSAIDVEKGDKVEKGDEIGRMGSTGRSTGVHLHYELHKDGKAINPADYLR, encoded by the coding sequence ATGAGCAAGAACAATAAATGGTGGACCGTTCAAATTATCCCTCACGGAAAAGGGGATATTCAGTCCTACAAAGTGAAAAAATGGCCAATTCTCATATTAATTAGTCTAGTGCTTATCCTTACAATTACAGGGATAGGTTTATCTCTGTTTTTATGGGATACAACAAAAAAACTAGACGCCAGAATGGATCAACAGTATGTAGAAATGGACGGATACATTGATGAAAATCATGAATTAAAGCTGCGATTATCCCATGTCAATGTTGAATTGGATGATCTTCAGAATAATTTACTAGATCTTCAGCGTTATATTGAAGAAGTTCAACAGCTTGAACAGCAAATTAAAGAGCTCGACGATTCTACCTCACTCCTGCAGAACGAAGGCATACAACGCAGTGATGAAGGTCTTTTTGCCGTATCTAGCTTTGATCCCTCTCCACGAGTATTAGGAATTAGTACCTTTACATCACTTGAATTAGATGGCCATTTTGAAGAGCCCCACTCTCATCATTTTGAAGAACACAACTCCACAGAAGAAACAGCTGCCCTTCGAAGAATGGCATCTTCAGACTCCTCACGTTCAAAAGCAGACCAGCGTGAACTTACCTCAGTGTACTCAAGCCAAACATTTGCCGTAACTGAAATAATCCGTGAACAAATCATTGCCCTAAAGGATGAAGCGAAGCACCAGCAGAGTCAACTGACAGATTTAAAAAGTTATATCGAGGAAGAACAGTATAAAGCGTTGTTTATCCCATCCATCCCACCGTCAAATGGGAGGGTTTCCTCCTCCTTTGGCTTTCGTAAGGATCCTTTCCATGGAAGAACTAGAATGCATAGTGGAATTGATTTTGCTGGTAACAGTCGATCACCTATTTATGCTACAGCCCACGGAACGGTGACCTTCGCGGGGAGGAACGGAAACTATGGCAATCAAATTGTTGTCAATCATGGTAACGGATATACCACCTCCTACTCTCATTTATCAGCGATTGATGTAGAGAAGGGGGATAAGGTGGAAAAAGGGGACGAGATTGGCAGGATGGGTAGCACGGGACGCAGTACCGGTGTCCATCTACACTATGAGCTACATAAGGATGGGAAAGCGATTAATCCTGCTGATTATTTAAGATAG